Proteins from a single region of Sporosarcina sp. P33:
- a CDS encoding YtxH domain-containing protein yields MTENKPNYNENQGNYANTYGQPQYPANYTYRSTNDLYDEDSSGTGSFIAGAIIGGVIGAATALFLAPKTGREMREDLTIQASQLKDKSIELSATAKDKAVELSSTAKDKASEFSSAAKDKTSDFTETAKEKTAAFTSAAKDKTAGFSQTLQEQSGQLVDKVKSAASKTSIPMDDGTASSEGEEATEYKSANENNAESGDLTKASEASAKKEVQNAKSEKPSANSNNNKAPKADANTAKKEDKQTKGNNTASNKVSSK; encoded by the coding sequence ATGACAGAAAACAAACCAAACTATAACGAAAATCAAGGTAACTATGCAAATACTTACGGACAGCCGCAATATCCTGCAAATTACACATACCGCTCCACTAACGATTTATATGACGAAGACAGCAGCGGTACAGGCAGCTTTATCGCCGGAGCAATCATCGGCGGCGTAATCGGTGCAGCTACAGCATTATTCCTGGCGCCGAAAACAGGCCGTGAAATGCGCGAAGATTTAACAATCCAAGCTTCGCAATTAAAAGATAAAAGTATTGAATTGAGCGCGACAGCGAAAGACAAAGCAGTAGAACTGTCAAGCACGGCAAAAGACAAAGCATCTGAATTCTCAAGTGCGGCGAAAGACAAAACATCGGACTTTACAGAGACAGCGAAAGAAAAGACGGCAGCTTTCACATCAGCAGCGAAAGACAAAACAGCCGGATTCTCCCAGACGCTTCAGGAGCAGTCAGGCCAGCTGGTGGACAAAGTGAAGTCTGCAGCTTCTAAAACAAGCATTCCTATGGATGACGGAACAGCTTCATCTGAAGGAGAAGAAGCAACAGAATATAAAAGCGCAAATGAAAACAACGCGGAATCCGGCGATCTGACTAAAGCATCAGAAGCATCCGCTAAAAAAGAAGTTCAAAACGCGAAATCAGAAAAGCCATCTGCTAACAGCAATAACAACAAAGCTCCTAAAGCGGATGCAAACACTGCTAAAAAAGAAGATAAGCAGACTAAAGGAAATAACACCGCATCAAATAAAGTCAGCTCTAAGTAA
- a CDS encoding DUF948 domain-containing protein, producing the protein MINLLYIAAVVAAIAFLILCVSLAMTLGSLKTSLQSVTHTVDDLTKQLEGVTTETTQLLQKTNQLAEDLQGKADKLNTVVDAVKGVGESVNSLNQSVHRVSNSVTAQAEQHSDKIAQVLQWGTVAVGLYDQVKERQPVKSQGWTVYKARS; encoded by the coding sequence GTGATCAATTTACTTTACATTGCCGCAGTGGTGGCGGCAATAGCATTTCTTATTCTTTGTGTCAGTCTCGCCATGACGCTGGGGTCGTTAAAAACCTCATTGCAAAGCGTCACGCATACGGTTGATGACTTAACAAAGCAATTAGAAGGAGTGACCACGGAAACGACACAGCTCCTTCAAAAAACAAATCAGCTGGCCGAGGATCTGCAAGGAAAAGCGGATAAGCTGAACACTGTGGTGGATGCGGTGAAGGGTGTAGGCGAATCAGTGAATTCTCTTAATCAATCAGTCCATAGAGTTTCCAATTCTGTGACTGCCCAAGCCGAGCAGCACAGTGACAAAATTGCGCAAGTATTACAATGGGGAACCGTTGCAGTTGGTCTGTACGATCAAGTGAAGGAACGGCAACCTGTGAAGTCCCAAGGATGGACGGTATACAAAGCGCGCTCCTAG
- the murC gene encoding UDP-N-acetylmuramate--L-alanine ligase → MTLFHFTGIKGSGMSALAQLLHDSSYAVQGSDVEKYFFTEDPLHERNIKVLPFDENNIQPGMKVIAGNAFKDDHPELLKAEELGLEVIRYHDFLGSYMEQFTSIGVTGTHGKTSTTGLLSHVLGGFAPTSYLIGDGTGKGVENTECFVFEACEYKRHFLAYHPDYAIMTNIDFDHPDYFTSLDDILDAFGQMANQVKKALIACGDDENLQKLQSQVPIVYYGMDPSNDFYAANIEKDQNGCSFDVFIRNEFYHRFTITLTGDHAIKNALAVITLCHYENIPAEIVNERFASFSGVKRRFSITEAEGRIIVDDYAHHPTEIRATLDSARQKYPDREVVAVFQPHTFSRTAAMLDQFAESLSEADYVYLCDIFGSARETEGNLTIQDLIAKIPNSRHLTLDDMSDLAAHQNPVILFMGAGDIQQYLKQFTHAITKEETA, encoded by the coding sequence ATGACATTGTTTCACTTTACAGGCATAAAAGGTTCAGGAATGAGTGCCCTTGCCCAGTTACTGCACGATTCATCTTATGCCGTTCAAGGTTCGGACGTGGAAAAATACTTTTTTACAGAAGATCCTTTACATGAAAGAAATATAAAAGTACTTCCATTTGATGAAAACAATATTCAGCCCGGCATGAAAGTGATTGCAGGGAACGCATTTAAAGATGATCATCCTGAATTACTGAAAGCGGAAGAACTTGGATTGGAAGTCATTCGATATCATGACTTTCTTGGCTCGTATATGGAACAGTTTACGTCCATCGGTGTTACCGGAACACATGGCAAGACTTCCACGACAGGTCTGCTTTCGCACGTCCTGGGAGGCTTCGCGCCCACTTCATATTTGATTGGGGACGGAACAGGCAAAGGTGTCGAGAATACCGAGTGTTTTGTATTTGAAGCCTGCGAATACAAACGCCATTTTTTAGCCTATCATCCGGACTACGCGATCATGACAAATATTGATTTTGACCATCCCGATTACTTTACAAGTCTGGATGATATTTTGGACGCATTCGGGCAGATGGCGAACCAGGTGAAGAAAGCGCTGATTGCTTGCGGAGATGACGAAAATCTTCAGAAGCTTCAAAGTCAGGTTCCTATCGTTTATTATGGAATGGACCCTTCCAATGACTTTTATGCGGCAAACATTGAAAAGGATCAAAACGGCTGTTCATTTGACGTCTTTATCCGAAATGAATTTTATCACCGCTTTACGATTACATTAACAGGCGATCACGCTATTAAAAACGCATTGGCAGTCATTACACTCTGTCACTATGAAAATATTCCGGCAGAAATCGTCAATGAACGTTTTGCATCATTTTCGGGCGTCAAAAGACGTTTTTCCATAACGGAAGCAGAAGGCCGGATAATTGTAGACGATTATGCTCATCACCCGACGGAGATTCGTGCAACGCTTGATTCGGCCCGCCAAAAATATCCGGACCGGGAAGTGGTTGCGGTATTCCAGCCGCATACGTTCAGCAGGACAGCTGCGATGCTGGACCAATTTGCCGAAAGCCTTTCAGAAGCAGATTACGTGTATTTATGTGATATTTTTGGGTCGGCAAGGGAAACAGAAGGAAATTTAACGATTCAAGATCTGATTGCTAAAATCCCGAATTCCCGCCATCTAACGTTAGACGATATGTCAGACTTGGCCGCCCATCAGAATCCAGTGATCCTGTTCATGGGTGCCGGAGATATTCAGCAGTATCTCAAACAATTTACACATGCCATAACAAAAGAAGAAACAGCCTAA
- a CDS encoding DNA translocase FtsK — protein MKRRLQQMEEGHKKSNVLFEQSNIENTNENLEENHDENKKSNFRFPIVSDHEIYGWEPAADRDEYTKEYLQNDAAAEEYEIIPLHQNELWPGKYERSGKIYRAETKREIARIIPPTDNPLPLPFSGQPRRRPETVEPEQIQPQRTPRPQEETVKQEKPKKMKRPFTPTHVPSPVYGLKNSSPISEAMQAVIDKKNAEDKESHDRLEAQVAQLSKYETSMQQPKKKPIFASSTEKSLSEQKSASDSVPAANEPVAQKPVEIAEAEAASRQKDLEIEAAEKPKAIQPEIAEPKAEEPAAEPAAATEEPTPIEATEQLQEAVTESAAEHPQSEFLETEEPLIEEDERITVTAEADQTEQTQELQSETQESLSETDIETENDHINEETEQKKKEKVVPFNVLMLKSDKEKLAARVEQLIAENAAKKQREEEKSPETETAAAEQTIIEEPETIAVEPAVSATATAPAEAETSAAETKAIAEEPEEEVLEELPPTYGFPTVDYLAPPEEEVIDEEWLASQSAALVETLSHFSVQATVVAAVQGPAVTMFELTVEQGTKVSKIRNLTDDLKLSLAARDIRIQAPIPGTRMIGIEIPNRKTRAVRISEVIESEPFKSSRSPLEAVLGLSLTGEPQTIDLRKMPHGMIAGATGSGKSVCINSLLISLLYKASYHDLKLLLIDPKMVELAPYNGIPHLLSPVITDVKAATAALKWAVNEMERRYELFAHSGVRNIERYNEMVMESRRFSLKMPYILVVIDELADLMMMAPADVEVSISRITQKARACGIHLIIATQRPSVDVITGTIKANIPTRIAFAVSSQVDSRTILDTVGADRLLGKGDMLYLGNGQSAPVRLQGTFVTDDEIERIIEHVRSEAEPDYLFGQDDLLAAAVQEEETDPLFEQACSFVIEQGSASTSSLQRHFSIGYNRAAKLIDRMEANQFISEQRGSRPRDVFLTEQAFESFMK, from the coding sequence ATGAAAAGACGCCTTCAGCAAATGGAAGAAGGCCATAAAAAGTCAAACGTACTATTTGAACAATCAAACATTGAAAATACAAATGAAAATCTTGAAGAAAACCACGATGAGAATAAAAAATCTAACTTTAGATTTCCAATAGTTTCTGACCATGAAATATACGGATGGGAGCCTGCTGCCGACCGTGATGAATATACAAAAGAGTATTTACAAAATGACGCGGCGGCGGAAGAGTATGAAATTATCCCTCTCCACCAAAATGAACTTTGGCCGGGTAAATATGAGCGGAGCGGCAAAATCTATCGCGCAGAAACGAAACGTGAAATTGCCAGAATTATACCGCCAACCGACAACCCGCTGCCTTTACCGTTTTCCGGTCAACCAAGACGGCGTCCTGAAACTGTGGAACCTGAGCAAATTCAGCCGCAAAGAACGCCGCGGCCGCAGGAAGAAACAGTAAAACAAGAAAAGCCGAAGAAAATGAAAAGACCTTTTACGCCAACGCATGTGCCGTCGCCTGTTTACGGTCTGAAGAATAGTTCGCCGATCAGTGAGGCTATGCAGGCAGTCATAGATAAGAAGAATGCCGAGGATAAAGAATCGCACGATAGGCTTGAAGCGCAAGTGGCCCAACTATCGAAATATGAAACTTCTATGCAGCAGCCGAAGAAAAAGCCGATATTTGCTAGTTCAACAGAAAAGAGTCTATCAGAGCAGAAAAGTGCAAGTGACTCTGTTCCCGCTGCAAACGAACCGGTTGCGCAAAAGCCTGTTGAAATTGCGGAAGCAGAAGCAGCATCACGGCAGAAAGACCTGGAAATAGAAGCAGCTGAAAAACCGAAAGCTATTCAGCCTGAAATAGCAGAACCTAAGGCAGAAGAGCCTGCAGCAGAACCGGCAGCGGCGACTGAAGAACCAACTCCGATCGAAGCAACGGAACAGCTGCAGGAAGCAGTAACGGAATCAGCAGCAGAACACCCGCAATCCGAATTCCTGGAAACAGAAGAACCGCTGATTGAAGAAGATGAAAGAATTACTGTGACAGCAGAAGCAGACCAAACAGAACAAACACAAGAATTACAATCAGAAACACAAGAGTCGCTATCAGAAACAGACATAGAAACAGAAAATGATCACATCAATGAAGAAACCGAACAAAAAAAGAAAGAGAAAGTAGTGCCGTTTAATGTTTTGATGCTTAAATCTGACAAAGAGAAGTTAGCGGCAAGGGTAGAACAGCTGATAGCAGAGAATGCCGCAAAAAAACAGCGGGAAGAAGAGAAATCCCCAGAAACAGAAACTGCAGCTGCAGAGCAAACTATAATAGAAGAACCGGAAACTATCGCAGTTGAACCTGCTGTATCTGCAACAGCGACTGCACCGGCAGAAGCTGAAACAAGCGCTGCAGAAACCAAAGCCATCGCAGAAGAACCGGAAGAAGAGGTGCTTGAAGAACTGCCGCCGACTTACGGTTTTCCGACAGTGGATTATTTGGCGCCGCCCGAAGAAGAAGTAATCGACGAGGAATGGCTTGCATCGCAGTCCGCTGCGCTCGTTGAAACTTTATCTCACTTCTCCGTCCAGGCAACAGTCGTTGCAGCTGTGCAAGGGCCTGCTGTAACTATGTTTGAACTGACTGTGGAGCAAGGAACGAAAGTGAGTAAGATCCGTAATCTGACGGATGATTTAAAACTGTCACTGGCGGCTAGGGATATCCGGATTCAAGCGCCCATCCCGGGGACAAGAATGATTGGAATCGAAATTCCAAACCGTAAGACGCGTGCGGTGCGTATATCAGAAGTCATTGAAAGCGAACCTTTCAAAAGTTCACGTTCCCCTTTAGAAGCTGTGCTGGGCCTCAGCCTGACAGGGGAGCCGCAAACAATAGATCTGCGGAAGATGCCGCATGGAATGATTGCTGGTGCCACAGGCTCCGGTAAATCAGTGTGTATTAATTCATTGCTGATCAGTTTGCTCTATAAAGCTTCCTATCATGACTTAAAACTATTATTGATTGACCCGAAAATGGTGGAATTGGCACCTTACAATGGCATTCCGCATTTATTGAGTCCGGTTATCACCGATGTGAAAGCAGCAACTGCTGCACTGAAATGGGCAGTGAACGAAATGGAGCGGCGCTATGAGCTGTTCGCACATTCCGGTGTCCGTAATATTGAGCGCTACAATGAAATGGTCATGGAATCACGACGTTTCTCTTTAAAAATGCCATATATTCTTGTCGTAATTGACGAATTAGCTGATTTGATGATGATGGCGCCTGCTGATGTAGAAGTGTCGATCAGCCGGATTACGCAAAAAGCAAGAGCTTGCGGTATTCATTTAATTATCGCCACTCAGCGGCCTTCCGTCGATGTCATCACGGGTACGATTAAAGCGAATATTCCGACACGTATTGCATTTGCAGTCTCATCTCAAGTAGATTCGAGAACGATATTGGATACGGTAGGTGCGGATCGTCTGCTTGGTAAAGGCGACATGCTCTATTTGGGCAACGGTCAGTCAGCGCCTGTGCGTCTTCAGGGGACATTTGTCACGGATGATGAAATCGAGCGTATAATAGAACATGTTCGCAGCGAAGCAGAACCGGACTATTTATTCGGGCAGGATGACTTGCTGGCAGCAGCTGTTCAAGAAGAGGAAACGGATCCGTTATTTGAGCAGGCCTGCAGTTTTGTGATTGAGCAGGGGAGTGCCTCAACCTCTTCATTACAGCGCCATTTCAGCATAGGCTATAACCGGGCGGCAAAACTAATTGACCGTATGGAAGCAAACCAATTCATTTCCGAGCAGCGGGGAAGCAGACCGAGGGATGTCTTTTTAACTGAGCAGGCTTTTGAAAGCTTTATGAAATAA
- the ytpR gene encoding YtpR family tRNA-binding protein — MNIFYNPEGVGDVLFVQLTTEKPASITSERKNDVALINDEKTGKTVAFNLFEASRYVSADAKGQVELTEELGEQLQKALSENGVELELDLDFTPKFVVGYVTEKEKHPNADKLNICQVDVGEETLQIVCGAPNVEAGQKVVVAKVGAVMPSGMIIRDAELRGVASSGMICSAKELDLKDAPDAKGILVLEDDRKTGEAFEA; from the coding sequence ATGAATATATTTTATAATCCAGAAGGTGTCGGCGATGTTCTGTTCGTACAGCTTACAACAGAAAAACCGGCTTCCATTACATCTGAAAGAAAAAATGATGTGGCATTGATTAACGATGAAAAAACGGGGAAAACGGTGGCATTCAATTTGTTTGAGGCTTCCCGCTATGTCTCTGCAGATGCAAAAGGCCAGGTAGAATTAACAGAAGAACTTGGTGAGCAGCTGCAAAAAGCGCTGAGCGAAAATGGTGTTGAACTGGAATTGGACTTAGATTTCACTCCTAAATTTGTAGTAGGATATGTAACAGAGAAAGAAAAACATCCAAATGCTGATAAATTAAACATTTGTCAGGTGGACGTGGGAGAAGAAACACTTCAAATCGTCTGCGGCGCGCCGAACGTAGAGGCCGGACAGAAAGTTGTCGTTGCGAAAGTAGGCGCTGTCATGCCTTCAGGAATGATTATTCGTGATGCAGAACTTCGCGGAGTGGCATCATCCGGAATGATTTGTTCAGCGAAAGAACTTGATCTCAAAGATGCTCCTGATGCCAAAGGAATTCTCGTACTCGAAGATGATAGAAAAACAGGAGAAGCTTTTGAAGCGTAA
- a CDS encoding DUF1444 domain-containing protein: protein MKAKDLVEELKKRLPKEKFEWQFDRKADKLRIVHHTLHKGIDISLPEILSKYEQKKERAIDEVVYTVLETFNAMEKEQEVGFAGESTIYPVIRSTSFPVKSSAGQPFLTKDHTAETRIFYALDLGSTYRLIDEGMLADMKMTEQEVQEVAMFTVKSLPTAYKQDVVSDNIFYFINNNDGYDASRILNQPFLKEMEQKIEGHMVVSVPHQDVLIIGDIRNDTGYDVIAQIAMQFFTTGAVPVTSLSFIYEDGKLEPIFIMAKNRVARREKKK, encoded by the coding sequence ATGAAAGCAAAAGATTTGGTGGAAGAACTGAAGAAACGCTTGCCTAAAGAGAAATTTGAGTGGCAGTTTGACCGGAAAGCAGACAAGTTGCGGATTGTACACCATACTCTTCATAAAGGAATCGACATTTCGCTGCCTGAGATTTTATCAAAGTATGAGCAAAAAAAAGAACGCGCGATTGATGAAGTGGTCTACACGGTTTTAGAAACGTTTAATGCGATGGAGAAGGAACAGGAAGTAGGATTCGCGGGTGAAAGTACGATTTATCCGGTCATTCGTTCCACGTCATTCCCGGTTAAAAGTTCTGCAGGACAACCGTTCCTTACGAAGGATCATACGGCAGAAACGAGGATTTTCTATGCACTCGACTTGGGAAGCACATACCGCCTGATTGATGAAGGTATGTTGGCTGATATGAAGATGACTGAGCAAGAAGTGCAGGAAGTCGCCATGTTTACGGTGAAATCCTTGCCGACTGCTTATAAACAGGATGTAGTATCTGATAACATTTTTTACTTCATCAATAATAATGACGGCTACGATGCAAGCAGAATATTGAATCAGCCGTTTCTGAAGGAAATGGAGCAAAAAATTGAAGGACATATGGTGGTGTCGGTTCCTCATCAGGACGTATTAATCATTGGGGATATTCGTAATGATACCGGCTATGACGTCATTGCACAAATTGCTATGCAGTTTTTCACGACAGGTGCTGTGCCTGTTACGTCGCTGTCTTTCATTTACGAAGACGGCAAGCTTGAACCCATATTTATTATGGCAAAAAACAGAGTGGCTAGAAGGGAAAAGAAAAAATGA